The Polymorphobacter megasporae genome window below encodes:
- the tnpC gene encoding IS66 family transposase produces the protein MLAAADLPDDPEVLRAMIVAANARTALLTAEVERINADVELRAIAQAEADGEIARLNSIIAAFMRHRFGPRSEKLDDDQFELVLEDLGIAIAKVEAKLDAASSAKARAEKQRRTNRGQLPAHLERVEQLIDVDSKQCACCGGDLHAIGEDVAERLDKVPASFRVLVTRRPRYACRSCEGEVVQAPAPPRIVEGGLPTDALVAQVLVSKYADHLPLYRQAQIYARQGVNLDRSTLADWTGRAAWWLTPLRNHLLAVLKRGPRLFADETTAPVLDPGRRRTKTGQIWAYARDDRPWGSADPPAVAFIYAPDRKSERPLAHLAGFSGILQVDGYAGYNKLGRRNDVALAFCWAHVRRKFFELAKADASPTATEALQLIKALYAVEDAIRGQSPDMRRSVRQEQSLPIIIALHRLLTARLGLVSAKSKLAEAIRYATTRWTGLTLFVDDGRVELDSNIVERAIRPIALNRKNALFAGSDDGGENWAVIASLIETAKINAVDPLAWLTDTLERLARGHSSQNLDQLMPWNFRS, from the coding sequence ATGCTCGCCGCAGCTGATCTCCCCGACGATCCAGAGGTGCTCCGCGCCATGATCGTCGCCGCCAACGCCAGGACGGCGCTGCTTACGGCGGAGGTCGAGCGCATCAACGCCGACGTGGAGTTGAGGGCGATCGCCCAGGCCGAGGCCGATGGCGAGATCGCGCGGCTGAACAGCATCATCGCGGCCTTCATGCGCCACCGCTTCGGACCCCGTTCGGAGAAGCTCGACGACGACCAGTTCGAGCTGGTGCTCGAGGATCTCGGTATCGCCATCGCCAAGGTGGAAGCCAAGCTCGATGCCGCCAGTTCGGCCAAGGCGCGGGCCGAGAAGCAGCGCCGTACCAACCGCGGCCAGCTGCCCGCGCATCTCGAGCGCGTCGAGCAGCTGATCGACGTCGACAGCAAGCAGTGCGCCTGCTGCGGCGGCGACCTCCATGCCATCGGCGAGGACGTGGCCGAGCGTCTCGACAAGGTTCCGGCAAGCTTCCGTGTATTGGTAACGCGCCGCCCGCGCTATGCTTGCCGGTCGTGCGAAGGCGAGGTGGTGCAGGCGCCAGCACCGCCGCGGATCGTCGAAGGCGGGCTGCCGACCGACGCGCTGGTCGCCCAGGTGCTGGTCTCCAAGTACGCCGACCATCTGCCTCTCTACCGCCAGGCCCAGATCTACGCCCGTCAGGGCGTCAACCTCGACCGCTCGACGCTGGCCGACTGGACTGGCCGGGCTGCCTGGTGGCTGACCCCGCTGCGCAACCACCTGCTCGCCGTTTTGAAGCGGGGACCACGGCTGTTCGCCGACGAGACGACGGCACCGGTGCTCGATCCGGGACGACGACGTACCAAGACCGGGCAGATCTGGGCGTATGCGCGGGACGACCGGCCATGGGGCAGCGCCGATCCGCCGGCAGTGGCATTCATCTACGCGCCCGACCGGAAGTCCGAGCGGCCACTGGCGCATCTCGCCGGATTTAGCGGCATCCTGCAGGTCGATGGCTATGCCGGTTACAACAAGCTCGGCCGCCGCAATGACGTGGCGCTGGCGTTCTGCTGGGCCCATGTGCGCCGCAAGTTCTTCGAGCTCGCCAAGGCCGACGCCTCACCAACAGCCACCGAGGCGCTGCAGCTGATCAAGGCACTCTACGCCGTCGAGGACGCGATCCGCGGTCAGTCGCCGGACATGCGCCGGTCGGTCCGTCAGGAACAGAGCCTGCCGATAATCATCGCCCTGCACCGGTTGCTGACCGCGCGGCTCGGCCTGGTCAGTGCCAAGAGCAAGCTCGCCGAAGCGATCCGCTACGCGACCACGCGCTGGACAGGCCTGACGCTGTTCGTCGACGACGGCCGCGTCGAGCTCGACAGCAACATCGTCGAGCGCGCCATCCGGCCTATTGCCCTCAATCGCAAGAATGCCCTGTTTGCCGGCTCCGACGATGGCGGCGAGAACTGGGCCGTCATCGCCAGCCTCATCGAGACTGCCAAGATCAATGCCGTCGATCCGCTCGCCTGGCTGACTGACACCCTCGAGCGCCTCGCCCGCGGCCACTCCAGCCAAAACCTCGATCAGCTCATGCCCTGGAACTTCCGCAGCTAA
- a CDS encoding ATPase domain-containing protein, whose translation MDIPRIDRAATGVTGLDDVLGGGLARGRIFLLEGSPGAGKTTIAIQFLAAGAASGETVLYITLSETEDELRASAASHGWTMDGIEVFELIPPENLLDEQQQQSLLYSSDLELGETTRRIFEAFESVRPSRVVLDSLSEIRLLAQGSLRYRRQILALKHYFAKQNVTVLLLDDMTTDANDKTVHSVAHGVIRLEELAPDYGAERRRLRVVKYRGQRYRGGYHDFVIRTGGIEVFPRLVAAEHKSEFERNQLASASPELNLLLGGGVERGSSVLILGPAGTGKSLLALTFVVGAIARGEKAVMFAFDEELGLLFARALGLGIDLEKMVNSGNLLIEQIDAAELSPGELTSRVRRCVEVNQARTVVIDSLNGYQASMPEENALILHMHELLQYLNRQGATTFLTVAQHGLVGDMKSPVDVTYLADTVILLRYFEATGRVRRAVSVVKKRTGFHEDSIREFRIDHRGITLGEPLTNFQGVLRGVPILVGTENILLDNSI comes from the coding sequence ATGGACATACCGAGAATTGACCGCGCTGCCACCGGAGTGACCGGCCTCGATGATGTCCTCGGCGGCGGTCTCGCCCGAGGGCGCATCTTCCTGCTCGAGGGAAGCCCGGGCGCCGGCAAGACGACGATCGCGATCCAGTTCCTCGCGGCTGGAGCCGCGAGCGGCGAGACGGTCCTGTACATCACCTTGTCCGAGACCGAAGACGAGCTTCGCGCCAGCGCCGCGTCGCATGGCTGGACGATGGACGGGATCGAAGTTTTCGAGCTCATTCCGCCGGAGAACCTGCTCGACGAGCAGCAGCAGCAAAGCCTGTTGTATTCGTCTGATCTCGAACTCGGTGAAACGACGCGGCGGATCTTCGAGGCTTTCGAGAGCGTCCGTCCGTCGCGCGTGGTTCTTGACAGCCTGTCGGAGATCCGCCTGCTTGCTCAAGGCTCGCTACGCTACCGGCGGCAAATTCTCGCGCTCAAGCATTATTTCGCGAAGCAAAACGTGACGGTCCTGCTGCTCGACGACATGACCACGGATGCTAACGACAAGACCGTCCACAGCGTTGCTCACGGGGTCATTCGACTGGAGGAACTCGCCCCCGATTACGGCGCCGAGCGGCGGCGGCTCCGCGTCGTCAAATATCGCGGCCAACGTTACCGCGGCGGTTACCATGACTTCGTCATCCGCACCGGCGGCATCGAAGTTTTTCCGCGGCTGGTGGCTGCCGAGCACAAGTCCGAATTCGAGCGCAATCAGCTGGCCAGCGCGTCACCTGAGCTGAACCTCCTGTTGGGCGGCGGGGTGGAGCGTGGGTCGAGCGTGCTGATCCTCGGACCGGCAGGCACCGGAAAATCGCTGCTCGCCCTGACGTTCGTCGTCGGCGCAATAGCCCGCGGCGAGAAGGCAGTGATGTTCGCCTTCGACGAGGAGCTCGGCCTTCTCTTCGCGCGGGCCCTCGGCCTCGGCATCGATCTTGAGAAGATGGTCAACAGCGGGAATTTGCTGATCGAGCAGATCGACGCCGCCGAACTGTCGCCCGGGGAACTGACGTCGCGGGTACGTCGTTGCGTCGAGGTCAATCAGGCTCGCACTGTCGTGATCGATAGCCTCAACGGCTATCAGGCATCGATGCCGGAAGAGAATGCGCTCATCCTTCACATGCACGAGCTCCTCCAGTATTTGAACCGGCAGGGCGCGACGACATTCCTTACCGTCGCGCAACATGGGCTTGTCGGCGACATGAAGTCGCCGGTCGACGTGACATACCTCGCCGACACGGTGATTCTGCTCCGCTATTTCGAAGCGACTGGCCGTGTCCGGCGCGCGGTGTCGGTGGTCAAGAAACGAACCGGGTTTCACGAGGACTCGATCCGCGAATTCCGGATTGACCACCGAGGCATCACCCTCGGCGAGCCGCTCACGAATTTTCAGGGGGTCCTGCGCGGCGTGCCGATCCTCGTGGGCACGGAAAACATCCTGCTCGATAACTCAATTTGA
- a CDS encoding chloride channel protein, whose protein sequence is MVTVAAPVLALGNPLAWVRQQFRASEAWFIGLAVIVGCLAGAATVAQGAIARTLQHILFSLPSSTRLSGVPTLGILQLLVLPIGGAVLAGFSQLVRARRRPLVDAVEANALHGGRMTVPDSLVVAAQTLISNGFGASVGLEAAYAQTGGAAASFIGRRLKLRRADLRALVGAGAGGAIAAAFGAPLTGAFYAFEIVIGAYTPSTIAPVAAATVAATLTGQALGSTPYLIAFASGAPVHTIDYAVFAGLGSLCAVLGIVLMRGVALVEAALHRTRVPIWARPMIGGLLLMPLAAISPQVLSAGHAALRLDLAAGATLGFILIVILAKSLASIVSLGFGFRGGLFFASLFLGSLVGHAFADIVNSLSGYVVVDPTGAALVGMAALAVTVVGGPMTMAMLVLEATSDFALTGAVLAAALVASLIARETFGYSFSTWRLHLRGETIKSARDVGWMRTLTAGQMMRRETVATSPEMTVAAFRERFPLGATSRVVLTRGDGTYAGIVVPALAYGADVPLDAPVGTLATATDISVPADADVRRVMQTFEVTESEQLAVVDRDCHVLGLLSEAYVRRRYAEELEKAQRDIFGER, encoded by the coding sequence ATGGTGACCGTCGCTGCCCCCGTCCTTGCTCTTGGCAACCCGCTCGCGTGGGTCCGGCAGCAGTTTCGCGCGAGTGAGGCGTGGTTTATCGGCCTCGCAGTCATTGTCGGCTGCCTCGCCGGGGCGGCGACCGTGGCCCAAGGCGCGATCGCCCGCACGCTGCAGCACATCCTGTTTTCCCTGCCCTCGTCGACCCGCCTGAGCGGGGTTCCGACGCTTGGGATATTGCAGCTGCTTGTCTTGCCGATCGGCGGTGCGGTGCTGGCGGGGTTCAGTCAGCTCGTCCGGGCACGCCGCCGCCCGCTGGTCGACGCGGTCGAGGCCAACGCCCTCCACGGCGGCCGGATGACAGTGCCGGATTCGCTCGTGGTTGCCGCCCAGACGTTGATCTCGAACGGCTTCGGTGCTTCGGTCGGCCTCGAAGCGGCGTACGCCCAGACCGGCGGTGCGGCGGCCTCGTTCATCGGCCGCAGGCTCAAGCTGCGTCGGGCCGATCTCCGCGCGCTTGTTGGCGCGGGGGCAGGGGGCGCGATTGCGGCAGCATTCGGTGCGCCGCTGACCGGAGCCTTCTACGCCTTCGAGATCGTCATAGGGGCCTATACCCCGTCGACCATCGCGCCGGTCGCAGCGGCGACGGTGGCGGCGACGCTGACCGGACAGGCGCTCGGCTCGACCCCGTACCTGATCGCGTTCGCCAGCGGGGCGCCGGTCCACACCATCGACTATGCCGTCTTCGCCGGGCTCGGTAGCCTGTGCGCAGTGCTCGGCATCGTCCTGATGCGCGGCGTCGCGTTGGTCGAAGCAGCGCTGCATCGGACGCGGGTCCCTATTTGGGCGCGCCCAATGATCGGCGGCTTGTTGCTGATGCCGCTCGCAGCAATTTCGCCGCAGGTCCTGTCGGCCGGACACGCTGCGCTGCGGCTCGACCTCGCCGCCGGCGCGACTTTGGGGTTCATCCTGATCGTCATCCTCGCCAAGAGCCTGGCGTCGATCGTCTCGCTCGGGTTCGGTTTTCGCGGCGGATTATTCTTCGCCTCGCTGTTTCTCGGCTCGCTCGTCGGCCACGCCTTCGCCGACATCGTCAACAGCCTGAGCGGGTACGTCGTCGTCGATCCGACCGGCGCCGCGCTCGTCGGCATGGCAGCGCTCGCCGTCACAGTCGTCGGCGGCCCGATGACGATGGCGATGCTGGTGCTCGAGGCGACCAGCGACTTCGCCCTGACCGGAGCCGTGCTGGCGGCCGCGCTAGTCGCGTCGCTGATCGCACGTGAGACATTCGGCTATTCGTTCTCGACGTGGCGGCTGCACCTCCGCGGCGAGACGATCAAGAGCGCGCGCGATGTCGGCTGGATGCGCACGCTCACCGCTGGCCAGATGATGCGGCGCGAGACCGTGGCGACGTCGCCCGAAATGACGGTCGCCGCATTTCGCGAGCGCTTCCCGCTGGGGGCAACCAGCCGGGTTGTGCTGACCCGCGGCGACGGCACCTACGCCGGCATCGTCGTCCCGGCGCTGGCCTACGGTGCCGACGTGCCCCTCGACGCCCCGGTCGGCACCCTCGCCACCGCCACCGACATCTCGGTCCCGGCGGATGCCGACGTCCGCCGGGTGATGCAGACCTTCGAAGTCACCGAAAGCGAGCAACTCGCGGTCGTCGACCGCGACTGCCATGTCCTCGGCCTCCTGTCCGAGGCCTACGTCCGCCGCCGCTACGCCGAGGAACTCGAAAAGGCCCAGCGCGACATCTTCGGCGAGAGGTAG
- a CDS encoding SLC13 family permease: MTAAQALSFAVIGGAVVAFASGRFRYDVVALVALVIGVLTRDVPYSQAFTGFTSDVVVIIASALVISAAVARSGVVELIVTPVLPWLTTIQRQVPALAGATALLSMLTKNVGALAILMPTAIRLGRERNSSVSALLMPMAFMSLLGGLVTLAGTSTNIIVSQVRQETLGKPFQFFDFAPVGLGLTAVGLLVVSVAWRLLPRDRTGKEPLSEVAAQTSYATEATVPAGWPVALATVAALGLAQDGVALAAVVGTDGVRHEPDDDLPLTTGTVLVLEADDAALDRLFARVPLAGARAARPVETESTHEELRSIETVVQPESLLIGQSAARTALQDRYGVKLLGVGRSGTRIVDRLRDIRFRAGDVLILQAGERALPDILRELSLLPLAERTVKLGSRRQRFGPAAILAIAIILIALKIVPVAPAFFAAAVAMLVVGSLSMREAYGALEPEVLILIGALTPLSEAVRHTGGTDLIAHALAAALVGVTPMLVLGALMLASMACAPFLHNAPTVLVLGPISVAVARALHLSPDPLLMAVATGAGCDFLTPIGHQCNTLVMGPGGYRFGDYWRLGLPLSLVVVVLGVPLIAWFWPLTG, from the coding sequence ATGACCGCTGCACAGGCGCTTTCCTTTGCCGTAATCGGCGGGGCCGTCGTCGCATTTGCCAGCGGCCGGTTCCGCTACGATGTCGTTGCGCTGGTCGCGCTGGTTATTGGCGTCCTGACGCGCGACGTACCGTATTCCCAGGCGTTTACCGGCTTCACCAGCGACGTCGTCGTGATCATCGCCTCAGCGCTCGTTATCAGTGCCGCCGTAGCGCGCTCGGGGGTCGTCGAGCTCATCGTCACGCCGGTGCTGCCATGGCTGACCACGATTCAGCGCCAGGTCCCCGCGCTCGCCGGTGCGACTGCACTCCTGTCGATGCTGACGAAGAACGTCGGTGCGCTCGCCATCCTGATGCCGACCGCGATCCGCCTCGGACGTGAGCGCAACAGCAGTGTGTCGGCGTTGCTGATGCCGATGGCGTTTATGTCGCTGCTCGGGGGGCTCGTGACACTCGCCGGCACGTCGACCAACATCATCGTCAGCCAAGTCCGCCAGGAGACGCTCGGCAAGCCGTTCCAATTCTTCGACTTCGCGCCGGTCGGCCTTGGCCTGACCGCGGTCGGCCTTCTCGTCGTCTCGGTTGCGTGGCGACTGCTGCCGCGCGACCGTACCGGCAAGGAGCCGCTGAGCGAGGTCGCGGCGCAAACCAGCTATGCGACCGAGGCGACGGTACCGGCGGGCTGGCCGGTGGCGCTCGCGACGGTCGCCGCGCTGGGGCTCGCCCAGGACGGCGTCGCTCTTGCCGCCGTGGTCGGCACCGATGGCGTGCGGCATGAGCCTGACGACGACCTGCCGCTCACTACCGGAACGGTGCTGGTGCTCGAGGCAGACGACGCCGCGCTCGACCGGCTGTTCGCCCGCGTGCCGCTCGCCGGCGCGCGCGCCGCCCGGCCGGTCGAGACCGAGTCGACGCACGAGGAGCTGCGGTCGATCGAGACCGTCGTTCAACCCGAGTCGCTGCTGATCGGCCAGTCGGCGGCGCGGACGGCGTTGCAGGACCGCTATGGTGTGAAACTTCTCGGCGTCGGCCGCAGCGGCACGCGCATCGTCGATCGCCTGCGCGATATCCGTTTCCGCGCCGGCGACGTTCTCATCCTGCAGGCGGGCGAGCGCGCGCTGCCCGACATCCTGCGCGAATTGTCGCTGCTGCCGCTCGCCGAGCGAACCGTGAAGCTGGGCAGCCGGCGGCAGCGCTTCGGACCTGCCGCGATCCTCGCCATCGCCATCATCCTCATCGCGCTCAAGATCGTGCCAGTCGCGCCGGCGTTCTTCGCGGCGGCGGTGGCGATGCTCGTCGTCGGGTCGCTGTCGATGCGCGAGGCGTACGGCGCGCTCGAGCCCGAGGTGCTCATCCTGATCGGCGCTCTGACGCCTTTAAGCGAGGCGGTGCGGCATACTGGGGGCACCGACCTGATCGCGCATGCGCTCGCAGCTGCCCTCGTCGGCGTAACGCCCATGCTCGTTCTCGGGGCGTTGATGCTCGCGTCGATGGCGTGCGCGCCGTTCCTCCACAATGCGCCGACAGTGCTCGTTCTCGGGCCGATCAGTGTCGCGGTGGCGCGCGCGCTGCACCTCAGCCCTGACCCGCTGCTGATGGCGGTCGCCACCGGGGCAGGGTGCGACTTCCTCACGCCGATCGGGCATCAGTGCAATACGCTGGTGATGGGTCCGGGCGGCTACCGCTTCGGCGACTACTGGCGGCTCGGATTGCCGCTGTCGCTGGTGGTCGTCGTGCTCGGCGTGCCGCTAATCGCGTGGTTCTGGCCGCTGACCGGCTGA
- a CDS encoding helix-turn-helix domain-containing protein: MAYFEAPETQTIITNTLDRGVVSFSRVRALHALGYITTPVREDAIMLGFQHRDLQADLFLDSRKVDVRGPNYGAFTMYDYRREWACSINTGFEATNLYVPRAVLDAASDDGRSGDLVIEAGVCVVDPVIAGLVMALGGVFGGSSRPTTLFLDHLGWALAAHCANNFLAARGPLTVPTGQLAPWQLRIAKDLMASRLDGDIRLSEIAAACGLSVKHFARAFQRSTASPPHRWLMQRRIERAESLLLSTTRPLAAIALECGFTDQSHFTTVFRRIVGVPPGAWRHIRRN, encoded by the coding sequence ATGGCGTATTTCGAGGCACCCGAGACACAGACCATTATCACCAACACACTCGATCGTGGCGTCGTCAGTTTCTCGCGGGTCCGCGCTCTGCATGCATTGGGCTATATTACAACGCCGGTCCGGGAAGATGCCATCATGTTGGGCTTCCAGCACCGCGACCTTCAAGCCGATCTTTTCCTCGATAGCCGCAAGGTCGACGTGCGCGGACCGAATTATGGTGCATTCACGATGTACGATTACCGGCGCGAGTGGGCGTGCTCGATCAACACCGGCTTCGAGGCGACGAACCTCTACGTGCCCCGAGCGGTGCTGGACGCTGCCTCCGACGACGGCCGGTCGGGCGACCTGGTCATCGAGGCCGGCGTCTGCGTCGTCGATCCTGTCATCGCCGGACTCGTGATGGCGCTGGGCGGCGTCTTCGGCGGCAGCAGCCGACCAACGACCCTCTTTCTTGATCATCTCGGCTGGGCGCTGGCCGCGCATTGCGCGAACAATTTCCTCGCTGCCCGCGGGCCCTTGACCGTGCCCACGGGCCAACTTGCGCCTTGGCAATTGCGCATTGCCAAGGACTTGATGGCCTCACGGCTAGACGGTGACATTCGGCTGAGCGAGATAGCTGCCGCCTGCGGCCTGTCGGTCAAGCACTTCGCACGGGCATTCCAGCGGTCGACGGCTTCACCGCCGCACCGCTGGCTGATGCAGCGTCGGATCGAGCGAGCTGAGAGCCTGTTGCTGTCGACGACCCGTCCACTGGCGGCGATCGCACTCGAGTGCGGCTTCACCGACCAGAGCCATTTCACGACGGTGTTCCGGCGGATCGTTGGCGTCCCACCAGGTGCCTGGCGTCACATCAGAAGAAACTGA
- the tnpB gene encoding IS66 family insertion sequence element accessory protein TnpB (TnpB, as the term is used for proteins encoded by IS66 family insertion elements, is considered an accessory protein, since TnpC, encoded by a neighboring gene, is a DDE family transposase.), translating into MTALGPSGATRVLVATRPVDFRKGMDGLAALVTAQLGGDPFSGVVYVFRAKKADRVKLVWWDGTGLCLMAKKLEAGAFSWPSVHDGMMRVTAAQLGALLEGLDWRRVHQARRTRVPQIAG; encoded by the coding sequence TTGACGGCGCTGGGGCCAAGCGGTGCGACCCGCGTGCTGGTTGCCACGCGGCCGGTAGATTTTCGCAAGGGGATGGACGGGTTGGCGGCGCTGGTGACAGCCCAGCTCGGCGGCGATCCGTTCTCGGGTGTTGTCTATGTGTTTCGCGCCAAGAAGGCCGACCGGGTAAAGCTGGTCTGGTGGGACGGCACCGGCCTGTGCCTGATGGCCAAGAAGCTGGAAGCCGGCGCCTTTAGTTGGCCATCGGTGCATGACGGCATGATGCGAGTGACCGCCGCCCAGCTCGGCGCGTTGCTCGAAGGCCTGGACTGGCGCCGCGTGCATCAGGCAAGGCGCACGCGAGTACCGCAGATCGCGGGATAA